In Nocardioides sp. WS12, the DNA window GAAGTCGGAGTTTGTGACACAACTCGTTCATGATTCTTTTCAGGAGATCTAGGAGGTTGCTCAGCAACCGTCTCGGGCCCCCCACACGGCGACCCAGTACTGCACCCCGAACGGCAGGTCGTCGTAGAGCACGTCCGCGTCGGCCAGGCTCCGGCCATCGAGCGCAACCAGCGCGCCGACGTCGGCCCACAACTCGACAGCCAGGCCGGCGTCGGCCGAGCCCAGGTCCGCCCGCAGCGCGGCGTCGAACCCCTCGGCGCGCTCGTCGAAGTGCCCCGGCGCCTTCTCTGTACGACGACCCGAGCCGTTGCCGACGACGAGGATCCCCGTCTCCCCGGATTCGGCAACGGAGGAGCCGACAGCAGCGACCAGGGCAGCCCCGACCCGCCCGCCCGAGTCAACGGACGCAACGACCCGGACCCGCGGACCGAGCCGACCAACAGCGGCGAGGCACGACGCGCGCAGCAATGCGACGGGGTCCTCGAGCGACGCATACGAAGGCAGCAGCGCCAGCACGCCCGGCACCAGCGCGACCGGCTTCACGGGGCCGCTCACTGCAGACCCCGGATCGCCCGCAGCGGCGGTCTGCGGCCGGCGATCGACCACACCATGTCGACGGTCTGGCGCGTCTCGACGACCTGATGCACGCGATAGATCCGGGCACCGGCAAGCGCACACACGGACGTGGCCGCCAACGTCCCGACCAGCCGCTCCCCCACGTCGAGACCGAGCGTCTCGCCGACGAAATCCTTGTTGGAGAGCGACACCAGGACGGGCCAGCCGGTGGCGACCATCTCGCCCAGGCGGCGGGTGATCTCGAGCGAGTGGAAGGTGTTCTTGCCGAAGTCGTGCGCGGGGTCGATCACGATCGACTCCCGCGCGACGCCGGCGGCCAGCGCACGTTCGGCGTAGGCCACGGTGTCGGCGACCGCGGAGGCGACCACGTCGTCGTACTCGATCCGGTAGGGGCGGGTCCGGGGCGTCACGCCGCCGGTGTGGGTGCAGATGATTGCCGCTCCCCATTGCGCGGCGACGTCGACGAGCTCGGGATCGGCCCCTCCCCACGCGTCGTTGAGGACGTCGGCGCCGGCTTCGCACACGGCGTCGCCCACCTCGGCGCGCCAGGTGTCGACCGAGATCACCAGTCCGGGCCACTCGGACCGCACCCGGGCCACGAAGTCCACGACGCGCGCCTTCTCCTCGGCCGCCGAGATCTCGACGCCCGGAGCAGCCTTGATGCCGCCGATGTCGACGATCTCGGCACCCTGCGCCACCACCTCGGCCACCCGCGCGAACGCAGCGTCCTCGGCCCAGGTCGCGCCCTTGTCGAAGAACGAGTCGGGTGTCCGGTTGACGATGGCCATCATCAACGCGTCGTTGTCGCCGAAGGCATGGCGACCGAGAACAAGGCTCACAGCAGGTCCTTTGCCGGGGGGCGTTCGATGATCGGTACGACGTGCTCGACAGGCTCGAGTCCGCGCAGGAACTGCCGCAACACCGCCTCCCCGCCGGTGGTTGAGGTGCGAGCGCCAGCGAGCCTCGAAACCTCCGGACCGTCAACGTCCACCCGCGCCAACGCCGCCGCCAGGATCTGCGTGGCCATCCCACCGAGGTCCCGCAACGCCTGGTGCCGGTGCGCCCGGACTCCGAGGTCCACCTGCGCGAGGGCCTCCACCCCGCCCGCCCGCACGGTGTCGATCAGGGCGGCCAGCTCCACGGCATAGCCCGTCGGCACGGACAGGCCGGCGAACCACGACCGTCGTACGGCCCACTCGCCGGCGAGTGGTTGCACCAACCCGCCGAGCTCCGGGAACAACAACGCGATCAGGGGGCGCGCGACGAGCTCGGTGACCCGGCCGCCCTCGAGCGGCCCTTCCGCGCCGGGGCGGTCGTAGAAGCCCTTGACCAGCTGCACCTCGGGCGAGCTCAGCAGCGGCCCGAGAAGGCCCGGTACGAAGTGGGTGTCCCAGTCGTGGAGGTCGGCGTCCATGAACACCACCAGCTCACCGCTGGTGACGAACAGCGACTTCCACATCGCTTCGCCCTTGCCGGGATGGGTGCCCAGGTCGGGGCGGATCTCGGCGGACCGGTGCACGCGGGCGCCCGCCGACTCGGCGACCGCAAAGGTGTCGTCGACCGAGTCGCTGTCGATGACCACGATCTCGTCGACGAGGGCGACGGTGTCCATCAGCGCCTCGCGGACTCGCGTGACGACGGCGCCCACGGTCGCGGCCTCGTTGCGGGCCGGCACGACGAGGCTGACGCGCTGTCCCAGCGCCATCTTCTGGCCCAGCAGCCCCTCGAGGCTCCAGTCGTCCCAGTGGGCGGCGCGGATCCCCATACGCGCCAACCTACCGGCAGTGAAGGTTCACCATCTTTGCTCCCCATCGTGGGGAGACGGTGTTACGGTCGGAGCCATCTCGGGACTGGGCGCTCCCTCCCCCCTGGAGTTTCATATGTCCTTCCGCCGTTGGCGTCGCAAAATGCGATGTCTGTTCAAGCACGGTCCGCGCGGCTGCCCGCACATCGAACGGCACACGCGTCGGTCCAAACATCGACCACAACCGCAGCCCGCGCCGTTCCGGCCCGAGCCGCTTCCACAGCCACAGTCCGCGGACAGCCCCGGCCGCCACGCGATGCACTGACGACCCCCCACCGTCAGGGCGCCAGAAAGCTCCGGATCGCCTGCACCAGGGCCCGGGCGTACTTGGCCCTGCCCTTCGCGCTCGCGACCAGCGCCGCATCGCCCGGGTCGCGCATGTTGGCGAGCTCGACCATCACGGTCGGGATGTCCGAGTGGTTGAGCGTGCCCAGGTCGGTCCGGACATCGATCCCGTTCTTCCCCTGGTACGACGACCCCGGGAACCCCGCCGCCTCCAGCGCATCGCGTACGGCGAAGGCGAGCTTCCGTGACGGCTTCGCGATGTCGTCGGTCCAGCCGTCGAGGACACCCGGCCGGATCACGTGGAACCCGCGATACGTCTGGGTGGTCGAGCTTGTCGAGACCACTCCGTCGGCGTGGATGCTCAACCGCAGGTCCGCGGTACGCCCGGGCTCGCCCGGGTTGCCGGTCCGTCCGCGCTCGTCGACGCACGGACCCCACAGCTCATCGGAGTTGCTGCCCCGGGTCAGGATCACCCGCGCGCCGAGGCGCCGCAGGATCCGTCGCGCTGCGACGGCGACCTGCCAGGTGAAGGTGGCTTCGGGGTAGCCCGCGTTGGTGGCCGCCCCCGTGGTGTTGCAGTCCTTGTCGAACCCGCCCGCGTCGACGGGCCGCGATATCTCGGAGACGTGGTGCCGGTTGCCGAGCTGGTGGCCGGGGTCGAGCACGACCACCTTCCCCGCCAACGGGGCCTTGTCCACCGGGGTCTCGACAGGTTCGACCACCGGCGGCGCCGAACCTGTGTTGCCAGTGCCGGTCGACCTCTCGTCGCCGTTGGTCGAGCCTGGCGAGACCGAGCACCCCGCGGCCAGCGCCACGACGATCACCGCGCCCACCGGTCGCATCAGGAACCTCGAGCGCGTACCCATCGCCTGCCACCCTAACGGGGTCCTCGGTCCCCGCTGGTCGAGCGCGTCGAGACCACCGCGCGTACTGTCAACAGGTGGGCCGTCCAGGCCCCCCACAGAGAGTTGCGTCCATGGTCGACGAGTCATGCCCAACGATGCCGCTCCTGAGGTTGGGGGTCATCGGTTCCTCGACGAAGGAGAATGAGCGCCGCCTGCCAATCCACCCGGACCACATCCGCGGCCTCGACGCAGATCTGCGGGCCCTGATCACCTTGGAGCACGGCTACGGCGCGCGCTTCGGTGCGTCGGACGCGGCCCTCGGGGAGTACGTCGCCGGGTTCGCCTCTCGCGAGCAGATCCTGGCGGAGTCCGACGTCGTACTGCTGGCGAAACCGCAGCATGAGGACGTCGCCGCGTTGAGCCCGGGGCAGGCATTGTGGGGCTGGCCGCACTGCGTGCAGGACGAGGCGCTCACCCAGCTCGCGATCGACCGGAAGCTGACGCTGATCGCCTTCGAGGCGATGAATCACTGGCGGAGCGACGGTGGCTTCGGTCTGCACGTGTTTCACAAGAACAACGAGCTCGCCGGCTACTGCTCGGTGCTGCATGCCCTGGCGTTGGCGGGCCTGACGGGTGACTACGGGCGGCCACTGACCGCGGTGGTGATCGGCTTCGGCGCTACCGCCCGGGGCGCGGTGACGGCGCTCAACGCGCACGGCGTGCACCGGGTCGCCGTACTCACGAACCGCGAGGTGGCCGCCGTGGGTTCGCCGATCCACTCGGTCCTGATCCGGCAGTTCGACCACGGCCCGGATGGCGAGAGCAACGTGATGACCGAGCGGGGCCGCGAGCCGCTGGCGGCGTACCTGGCCGAGAACGACATCGTCGTCAACTGCACGCTGCAGGACACTGCCGCCCCTCTCGTGTACCTCGGCACCGACGACGTCGGCGCGTTCCGGCCGGGCAGCCTGATTGTCGACGTGTCGTGCGACCTGGGCATGGGCTTCACGTGGGCTCGTCCGACTTCGTTCGACGAGCCGACGTTCATGGTGGGCGACAACGTCCTCTATTACGGGGTCGACCACAGTCCGTCCTACCTGTGGAACTCGGCGACGTGGGAGAACAGCAACGCGCTGATCCCGTTCCTGCGCCCGGTACTCGAGGGTGCCAGCGGGTGGGCCGCGAACGACACGATCCGCCGCGCGATCGAAATCCGCGACGGCCGGGTGGTCAACCCCGCGATCCTTGCCTTCCAGGGCCGGGCGGCGGAGCCACCTCACCTACTCGCAGTCTGAAACGCGAGGTCCGGGGTCTCACGCGTACCCCAGCACGTCCTTCCGCTTCTCCCCCCAGGCGAGCGCCGAAGCAATCGCCTCATCCAGGGAGAGCTCCGCCTTCCAGCCGAGCAACTCGGCCGCCTTGTCCGCATTGGCGAACGCACCGGCCGCATCGCCCGGACGGGCGGGCGCCTCCGTCACCGGGATCGGCTTGCCGACCACGCGTTCGACGGCTGCCAGCAACTCCCGCACGGTCACGCCGTCACCGCCGCCGATGTTGATGTAGGTGTACGTCGAGTCGACCTTGGCGAGGGCGTTGTCGAACTCCTCGATCGCCCGCACGTGGGCGCGCGCCAGGTCCCACACGTGGATGTAGTCACGGATGCCCGTGCCGTCGCGGGTCGGGTGGTCGGTGCCGGTCAGCGTGAACGACGGACGCTGGCCCAGCGCGGTCTGCGCCATCAGCGGGACCACGTGCGTCGCGTCCTTGAGGTGGTAGCCGGTCTCGAGGTCCGGGTCGGCGCCGATCGGGTTGAAGTAACGCAGGATGACCGCGCGCAGGTCGCTCGCCTTTGACAGGTCCTCGAGCACCATTTCCATCATCCGCTTGGTGCGGGCGTACGGCGAAGTCGGGTCGACCGGGTCCTCC includes these proteins:
- the galE gene encoding UDP-glucose 4-epimerase GalE; this translates as MKVLVTGGAGYLGSITSKALEQAGHTPVILDSLLSGPRAYVGDRIFYEGDIADRALLRRVVAEHPDLDATIHMAARIVVPESVEKPYEYYRDNVAKSLEMFDELTALGKGRIVFSSTASLYAMTPDFEVTEEDPVDPTSPYARTKRMMEMVLEDLSKASDLRAVILRYFNPIGADPDLETGYHLKDATHVVPLMAQTALGQRPSFTLTGTDHPTRDGTGIRDYIHVWDLARAHVRAIEEFDNALAKVDSTYTYINIGGGDGVTVRELLAAVERVVGKPIPVTEAPARPGDAAGAFANADKAAELLGWKAELSLDEAIASALAWGEKRKDVLGYA
- a CDS encoding N(5)-(carboxyethyl)ornithine synthase, which encodes MVDESCPTMPLLRLGVIGSSTKENERRLPIHPDHIRGLDADLRALITLEHGYGARFGASDAALGEYVAGFASREQILAESDVVLLAKPQHEDVAALSPGQALWGWPHCVQDEALTQLAIDRKLTLIAFEAMNHWRSDGGFGLHVFHKNNELAGYCSVLHALALAGLTGDYGRPLTAVVIGFGATARGAVTALNAHGVHRVAVLTNREVAAVGSPIHSVLIRQFDHGPDGESNVMTERGREPLAAYLAENDIVVNCTLQDTAAPLVYLGTDDVGAFRPGSLIVDVSCDLGMGFTWARPTSFDEPTFMVGDNVLYYGVDHSPSYLWNSATWENSNALIPFLRPVLEGASGWAANDTIRRAIEIRDGRVVNPAILAFQGRAAEPPHLLAV
- a CDS encoding glucosyl-3-phosphoglycerate synthase, with the translated sequence MGIRAAHWDDWSLEGLLGQKMALGQRVSLVVPARNEAATVGAVVTRVREALMDTVALVDEIVVIDSDSVDDTFAVAESAGARVHRSAEIRPDLGTHPGKGEAMWKSLFVTSGELVVFMDADLHDWDTHFVPGLLGPLLSSPEVQLVKGFYDRPGAEGPLEGGRVTELVARPLIALLFPELGGLVQPLAGEWAVRRSWFAGLSVPTGYAVELAALIDTVRAGGVEALAQVDLGVRAHRHQALRDLGGMATQILAAALARVDVDGPEVSRLAGARTSTTGGEAVLRQFLRGLEPVEHVVPIIERPPAKDLL
- a CDS encoding N-acetylmuramoyl-L-alanine amidase, with amino-acid sequence MGTRSRFLMRPVGAVIVVALAAGCSVSPGSTNGDERSTGTGNTGSAPPVVEPVETPVDKAPLAGKVVVLDPGHQLGNRHHVSEISRPVDAGGFDKDCNTTGAATNAGYPEATFTWQVAVAARRILRRLGARVILTRGSNSDELWGPCVDERGRTGNPGEPGRTADLRLSIHADGVVSTSSTTQTYRGFHVIRPGVLDGWTDDIAKPSRKLAFAVRDALEAAGFPGSSYQGKNGIDVRTDLGTLNHSDIPTVMVELANMRDPGDAALVASAKGRAKYARALVQAIRSFLAP
- the folP gene encoding dihydropteroate synthase, translating into MSLVLGRHAFGDNDALMMAIVNRTPDSFFDKGATWAEDAAFARVAEVVAQGAEIVDIGGIKAAPGVEISAAEEKARVVDFVARVRSEWPGLVISVDTWRAEVGDAVCEAGADVLNDAWGGADPELVDVAAQWGAAIICTHTGGVTPRTRPYRIEYDDVVASAVADTVAYAERALAAGVARESIVIDPAHDFGKNTFHSLEITRRLGEMVATGWPVLVSLSNKDFVGETLGLDVGERLVGTLAATSVCALAGARIYRVHQVVETRQTVDMVWSIAGRRPPLRAIRGLQ